In one window of Macadamia integrifolia cultivar HAES 741 chromosome 2, SCU_Mint_v3, whole genome shotgun sequence DNA:
- the LOC122072089 gene encoding adenylate kinase 4 — MASSAANLEDVPSIDLMTEVLRRMKCSTKPDKRLILVGPPGSGKGTQSPIIKDEYCLCHLATGDMLRAAVAAKTPLGIKAKEAMEQGQLVSDDLVVGIIDEAIKKPSCQKGFILDGFPRTVVQAEKLDEMLLKQGTKIDKVLNFSIDDSILEERITGRWVHPSSGRTYHTKYAHPKVPGVDDVTGESLIQRKDDTAEVLKSRLEAFHRQTEPVIDYYAKKGAVADIHAEKPPKEVTVDVQKVLSS; from the exons atggcGAGTTCCGCAGCAAATTTGGAGGATGTACCCTCTATAGATCTAATGACGGAAGTTCTTCGCCGCATGAAATGTTCAACTAAGCCAGACAAACGCCTCATCCTTGTtg GTCCACCTGGATCTGGAAAAGGCACCCAGTCACCGATCATCAAGGATGAATACTGTTTGTGCCACTTGGCCACTGGTGATATGCTGAGAGCAGCTGTTGCTGCTAAAACTCCCCTTGGAATTAAGGCTAAAGAGGCTATGGAACAG GGACAACTTGTTTCTGATGACCTGGTTGTTGGGATCATTGATGAAGCAATAAAGAAGCCCTCATGTCAAAAAGGTTTCATTCTTGATGGGTTCCCAAGGACAGTGGTACAGGCTGAAAAG CTTGATGAGATGCTTCTAAAGCAGGGAACCAAAATTGACAAGGTACTCAACTTTTCCATTGATGATTCCATCTTGGAGGAGAGAATCACTGGTCGATGGGTTCATCCTTCAAGTGGTCGGACCTACCACACAAAATATGCACATCCAAAAGTTCCTGGTGTTGATGAT GTCACTGGAGAGTCTTTGattcaaagaaaagatgatACTGCAGAAGTTTTGAAGTCAAGGCTGGAGGCATTCCACAGGCAAACTGAACCG GTCATTGATTATTATGCAAAGAAGGGTGCGGTTGCTGACATCCATGCAGAGAAACCCCCGAAAGAGGTCACTGTTGATGTTCAGAAGGTGCTTTCTTCATAG
- the LOC122058626 gene encoding sister chromatid cohesion 1 protein 2 isoform X2, translating into MFYSQILLSGKGPLAPIWVAAYCHKKLKKDQVTVTDIPSSVDEIIHEVTITYRVLSYLLLGVVRIYSKKVDYLYHDCNDILVRIKKFSVSGKANPQKEVMCEQHVSITLPDRFELDAFDLEVSEDVLRRNIKPREEMLEEALEDEAREYYSLNKNDSSELSFQPNILPSAYLTFDGVYSPHVRDLDMVVNMVLTQSQNPSSSESNMKSQFVQEECQDPDMLQTEVPLDMGPQFDKVDNRAEKINFLEMPQLNIKEHHALTEGHPVAITPGRTPRESEVPCLNTFGGSEEPMDLDNQTKKVKFLEMPPLDIEHGVSTDEHQIAITPDGTRHESKYTCAPGSATPEFLAVPTPAQKEQVRISRKRKHVYDEVIVLPNKVLRHSIHDSSGLAAKRTKAPHTALDVWRAHRMSRLRQDFTEPLLLGISSKLKILFYESNAKTEGSAEVAVGTSYSAELGFETPRKSSEQRTAFQENSVDKSTSVTPVELPNTRMTEVAIAEKDLSPIVMDDLVLDLINEDVIPHEENNQDLDGWTVRTRKVAKYLQKSFLNQKEQEDKEKLSLEDVLKGKTRKESARLFYEILVLKTKGFVDVKQENPYDDILVLTTPQMEKI; encoded by the exons ATGTTCTATTCCCAAATTCTGCTTTCCGGAAAAGGGCCTTTAGCGCCCATCTGGGTTGCTGCTTATTGTCACAAAAAGCTCAAGAAAGACCAAGTTACTGTCACTGACATCCCTTCTTCTGTTG ATGAGATCATACATGAAGTAACAATCACATACAGAGTACTTAGTTATCTTCTCCTTGGTGTTGTGAGGATATACTCGAAGAAAGTCGATTATCTTTACCATGACTGTAATGATATTTTggtcagaataaaaaaattctcgGTCAGCGGGAAAGCTAACCCACAAAAGGAAGTCATGTGTGAACAACATGTCTCCATCACTTTGCCAGACAGGTTCGAACTTGATGCTTTTGATCTTGAGGTCTCAGAAGATGTACTCAG GCGCAACATCAAACCACGTGAAGAGATGCTTGAAG AAGCATTAGAAGATGAAGCAAGAGAGTATTATTCTCTGAACAAG AATGACAGCAGTGAACTATCTTTTCAGCCCAACATCTTACCTTCTGCTTATCTAACATTTGACGG TGTTTATTCACCTCATGTAAGGGATCTTGATATGGTGGTCAATATGGTACTCACCCAATCTCAGAATCCAAGCAGTTCAGAATCAAACATGAAGAGTCAGTTCGTGCAAGAAGAATGTCAAGACCCTGACATGTTACAAACTGAGGTCCCCCTAGACATGGGTCCACAATTTGATAAGGTGGATAATCGAGCAGAGAAGATAAATTTCCTAGAGATGCCACAATTGAATATCAAGGAACATCATGCCTTAACTGAAGGCCACCCAGTTGCTATTACTCCCGGTCGAACTCCACGGGAATCTGAGGTGCCATGCCTTAATACGTTTGGTGGATCTGAGGAACCTATGGACCTGGATAATCAAACGAAGAAGGTGAAGTTCCTGGAAATGCCGCCGTTGGATATTGAACATGGTGTTTCTACTGATGAGCATCAAATTGCTATTACACCTGATGGAACTCGACATGAGTCTAAATATACATGTGCTCCAG GATCTGCTACACCTGAATTTTTGGCTGTTCCCACACCTGCTCAGAAGGAGCAAGTTAGGATATCCAGGAAGCGAAAACATGTCTATGATGAAGTTATAGTGCTTCCTAACAA GGTATTAAGGCATAGCATACATGACTCAAGTGGTTTAGCAGCTAAACGGACGAAAGCTCCCCATACTGCACTTGATGTGTGGAGAGCCCACAGAATGTCCAGGCTTAGACAAGATTTCACGGAGCCTTTGCTTCTTG GTATTTCATCGAAGCTCAAAATTCTCTTCTATGAAAGCAATGCCAAGACTGAAGGATCCGCTGAAGTTGCAGTAGGCACCAGTTATTCAGCAGAGTTGGGATTTGAAACACCCCGTAAATCTTCAGAACAGAGAACTGCCTTTCAGGAAAATTCTGTTGACAAGTCAACATCAGTAACGCCTGTTGAGCTTCCGAATACCAGAATGACTGAAGTTGCAATTGCAGAAAAAGATCTCTCTCCAATTGTGATGGATGATCTTGTGCTTGATCTAATAAATGAG GATGTAATTCCTCATGAGGAAAATAACCAGGACTTGG ATGGATGGACTGTTAGGACCAG GAAAGTAGCAAAGTATCTGCAGAAAAGCTTCCTAAATCAAAAGGAGCAGGAAGATAAAGAAAAGTTGAGTTTGGAAGATgttttgaaaggaaaaacaagaaaagaaagtgcTAGACTATTCTATGAGATACTG GTATTGAAGACTAAAGGGTTTGTGGATGTGAAACAAGAAAACCCATATGATGACATTCTTGTGCTGACAACCCctcaaatggaaaaaatatga
- the LOC122072167 gene encoding ankyrin-3: MTVFAHTSGGFLAVKQVFPVDCEAEVSQRLVEASHTGDLKAASECLADPSVDVNFVGVVCLKVRKTEVFLHDESADEVRIEYEEFKTDVTPLFLAVHTGNLTLVRKLLCVGADVNQKLFRGYATTAAVREGHLRILEILLKAGASQPACEEALLEASGQGRCEFSELLMGSDLIRPQVAVHALVIACCRGFVDVVDTLMKCGVDANAIDRVLLRSSKPSLHTNVDCSALVAAVISRQISVVRLLLQAGVRTDLKVKLGAWSWDTTSGEEFRVGAGLAEPFSVTWCAVEYFETSGTVLRMLLQHHSPNIPYFGRTLIHHAILCGNARALDVLIHCGADVESPVKTTRKTEFRPIHMAARLGETKILQRLIDAGCGLNSQTDSGETALMICARYKREECLSVLASAGADFGLVNFSGDCASLIASSNHWALGFQQAVLGVIRAGSVIQSSNASVFTPLIFVAQTGDTESLETLIKQPDINLDCQDDNGFTAVMVAAMEGHVEAFRLLVYAGADVKLCNKSGETAITLSERNQNRDLFEKVMLEFALESGKRGAGGFNALHCAARRGDIAAVRLLTSRGYDVNVPDVDGYTPLMFAAREGHGCICELLISCGSRCEIKNRRGESALSLARKNGANGDAEGVILDELSRVLVLRGGHVQKHTRGGKGAPHEKTIRMLGATGVLQWGKSNRKNVISREAEVGPSLAFRKNRERKGDADEPGVFRIVTMRNREVHFVCEGGIETAKLWVRGIKLVTSEAISGKKRSDS, translated from the exons ATGACGGTCTTCGCACACACATCCGGCGGTTTTCTCGCCGTGAAACAGGTTTTCCCTGTCGATTGTGAAGCAGAAGTTTCTCAGCGCCTGGTTGAAGCTTCGCACACCGGCGATCTGAAGGCGGCATCCGAATGCCTCGCCGATCCTTCGGTAGACGTCAACTTTGTTGGTGTTGTTTGCTTGAAAGTGAGGAAGACTGAGGTTTTCTTGCACGATGAGTCTGCGGATGAAGTTCGGATTGAATACGAGGAGTTCAAGACCGATGTCACTCCTTTGTTTCTCGCTGTCCATACCGGCAATCTAACGCTTGTGCGGAAACTTCTG TGTGTCGGAGCCGATGTCAATCAGAAACTCTTCAGAGGCTACGCAACAACAGCAGCTGTGAGGGAGGGCCATCTACGGATCTTGGAGATCTTGCTCAAGGCAGGTGCGTCTCAACCAGCTTGCGAAGAGGCCCTTTTAGAAGCAAGTGGCCAAGGACGTTGTGAATTCTCCGAGTTGCTCATGGGTTCCGACTTGATTCGACCACAAGTTGCCGTGCACGCCCTTGTCATTGCGTGCTGTAGGGGTTTCGTCGACGTGGTGGACACACTCATGAAG TGTGGGGTGGATGCGAACGCCATTGATCGAGTCCTGCTTCGATCGTCGAAGCCTTCCCTGCACACCAACGTCGACTGTAGCGCTCTCGTTGCTGCCGTGATCAGTCGGCAAATCTCTGTTGTCCGACTGCTACTACAG GCTGGTGTAAGGACGGACTTGAAAGTGAAATTGGGAGCATGGTCATGGGACACAACGTCAGGTGAAGAGTTCCGGGTTGGTGCAGGGTTAGCAGAGCCTTTCTCAGTCACCTGGTGCGCAGTTGAGTACTTTGAGACCAGTGGAACTGTCCTACGCATGCTTCTCCAACACCACTCTCCAAACATTCCTTACTTTGGGAGGACCCTCATCCATCACGCTATCCTGTGTGGAAATGCTCGAGCACTGGATGTGCTCATACATTGTGGTGCAGATGTAGAATCCCCAGTCAAAACAACCAGGAAAACTGAATTTCGCCCCATACACATGGCTGCACGACTTGGGGAGACTAAAATCCTTCAACGCCTGATAGATGCTGGCTGTGGACTAAACTCCCAAACAGACTCAGGCGAGACAGCTCTGATGATCTGTGCGAGGTACAAACGGGAGGAGTGTCTCAGTGTCCTTGCTTCGGCCGGTGCTGATTTTGGTCTTGTTAACTTCTCGGGTGATTGTGCCAGTTTGATTGCTTCGTCAAACCACTGGGCCCTTGGTTTTCAACAAGCTGTGCTTGGTGTAATTCGAGCAGGGAGTGTTATCCAATCGAGCAATGCTTCTGTCTTTACTCCTCTGATATTTGTGGCCCAAACAGGTGATACTGAGTCCTTGGAAACACTGATCAAGCAACCCGACATTAATCTCGACTGCCAGGATGACAATGGGTTCACAGCAGTCATGGTAGCAGCCATGGAAGGCCATGTGGAAGCTTTCAGGTTACTTGTTTATGCAGGGGCAGATGTAAAATTGTGTAATAAGTCAGGTGAGACAGCAATTACTCTATCTGAACGAAACCAGAACCGTGATCTCTTTGAGAAGGTGATGCTTGAATTCGCACTAGAAAGTGGTAAGCGTGGAGCTGGGGGCTTTAACGCCCTACACTGTGCAGCACGCCGTGGTGACATAGCTGCAGTTCGTCTGCTAACAAGTAGGGGTTACGATGTGAACGTCCCTGATGTGGATGGGTACACCCCTCTTATGTTTGCAGCAAGAGAAGGCCATGGATGCATATGTGAGCTTCTGATCTCATGTGGATCTCGATGCGAAATTAAGAATAGAAGGGGAGAGTCCGCACTATCACTAGCAAGGAAGAATGGTGCAAATGGTGATGCAGAGGGTGTGATACTAGATGAGCTTTCTCGGGTGCTTGTGTTAAGAGGAGGCCATGTTCAGAAGCATACAAGAGGAGGTAAAGGAGCGCCGCATGAGAAGACGATCAGGATGTTGGGTGCTACTGGGGTATTGCAGTGGGGTAAGTCCAATCGGAAAAATGTGATTAGTCGAGAAGCAGAGGTAGGGCCAAGCCTGGCATTTAGGAAAAACCGGGAAAGAAAGGGTGATGCTGATGAGCCGGGTGTGTTCCGAATAGTGACGATGAGGAACAGAGAAGTCCATTTCGTATGTGAAGGTGGGATTGAAACAGCTAAATTGTGGGTGAGGGGTATAAAGCTTGTGACAAGTGAAGCCATTTCTGGGAAGAAACGGAGTGATTCATGA
- the LOC122058626 gene encoding sister chromatid cohesion 1 protein 2 isoform X1 — MFYSQILLSGKGPLAPIWVAAYCHKKLKKDQVTVTDIPSSVDEIIHEVTITYRVLSYLLLGVVRIYSKKVDYLYHDCNDILVRIKKFSVSGKANPQKEVMCEQHVSITLPDRFELDAFDLEVSEDVLRRNIKPREEMLEEALEDEAREYYSLNKNDSSELSFQPNILPSAYLTFDGVYSPHVRDLDMVVNMVLTQSQNPSSSESNMKSQFVQEECQDPDMLQTEVPLDMGPQFDKVDNRAEKINFLEMPQLNIKEHHALTEGHPVAITPGRTPRESEVPCLNTFGGSEEPMDLDNQTKKVKFLEMPPLDIEHGVSTDEHQIAITPDGTRHESKYTCAPGSATPEFLAVPTPAQKEQVRISRKRKHVYDEVIVLPNKVLRHSIHDSSGLAAKRTKAPHTALDVWRAHRMSRLRQDFTEPLLLGISSKLKILFYESNAKTEGSAEVAVGTSYSAELGFETPRKSSEQRTAFQENSVDKSTSVTPVELPNTRMTEVAIAEKDLSPIVMDDLVLDLINEDVIPHEENNQDLADGWTVRTRKVAKYLQKSFLNQKEQEDKEKLSLEDVLKGKTRKESARLFYEILVLKTKGFVDVKQENPYDDILVLTTPQMEKI, encoded by the exons ATGTTCTATTCCCAAATTCTGCTTTCCGGAAAAGGGCCTTTAGCGCCCATCTGGGTTGCTGCTTATTGTCACAAAAAGCTCAAGAAAGACCAAGTTACTGTCACTGACATCCCTTCTTCTGTTG ATGAGATCATACATGAAGTAACAATCACATACAGAGTACTTAGTTATCTTCTCCTTGGTGTTGTGAGGATATACTCGAAGAAAGTCGATTATCTTTACCATGACTGTAATGATATTTTggtcagaataaaaaaattctcgGTCAGCGGGAAAGCTAACCCACAAAAGGAAGTCATGTGTGAACAACATGTCTCCATCACTTTGCCAGACAGGTTCGAACTTGATGCTTTTGATCTTGAGGTCTCAGAAGATGTACTCAG GCGCAACATCAAACCACGTGAAGAGATGCTTGAAG AAGCATTAGAAGATGAAGCAAGAGAGTATTATTCTCTGAACAAG AATGACAGCAGTGAACTATCTTTTCAGCCCAACATCTTACCTTCTGCTTATCTAACATTTGACGG TGTTTATTCACCTCATGTAAGGGATCTTGATATGGTGGTCAATATGGTACTCACCCAATCTCAGAATCCAAGCAGTTCAGAATCAAACATGAAGAGTCAGTTCGTGCAAGAAGAATGTCAAGACCCTGACATGTTACAAACTGAGGTCCCCCTAGACATGGGTCCACAATTTGATAAGGTGGATAATCGAGCAGAGAAGATAAATTTCCTAGAGATGCCACAATTGAATATCAAGGAACATCATGCCTTAACTGAAGGCCACCCAGTTGCTATTACTCCCGGTCGAACTCCACGGGAATCTGAGGTGCCATGCCTTAATACGTTTGGTGGATCTGAGGAACCTATGGACCTGGATAATCAAACGAAGAAGGTGAAGTTCCTGGAAATGCCGCCGTTGGATATTGAACATGGTGTTTCTACTGATGAGCATCAAATTGCTATTACACCTGATGGAACTCGACATGAGTCTAAATATACATGTGCTCCAG GATCTGCTACACCTGAATTTTTGGCTGTTCCCACACCTGCTCAGAAGGAGCAAGTTAGGATATCCAGGAAGCGAAAACATGTCTATGATGAAGTTATAGTGCTTCCTAACAA GGTATTAAGGCATAGCATACATGACTCAAGTGGTTTAGCAGCTAAACGGACGAAAGCTCCCCATACTGCACTTGATGTGTGGAGAGCCCACAGAATGTCCAGGCTTAGACAAGATTTCACGGAGCCTTTGCTTCTTG GTATTTCATCGAAGCTCAAAATTCTCTTCTATGAAAGCAATGCCAAGACTGAAGGATCCGCTGAAGTTGCAGTAGGCACCAGTTATTCAGCAGAGTTGGGATTTGAAACACCCCGTAAATCTTCAGAACAGAGAACTGCCTTTCAGGAAAATTCTGTTGACAAGTCAACATCAGTAACGCCTGTTGAGCTTCCGAATACCAGAATGACTGAAGTTGCAATTGCAGAAAAAGATCTCTCTCCAATTGTGATGGATGATCTTGTGCTTGATCTAATAAATGAG GATGTAATTCCTCATGAGGAAAATAACCAGGACTTGG CAGATGGATGGACTGTTAGGACCAG GAAAGTAGCAAAGTATCTGCAGAAAAGCTTCCTAAATCAAAAGGAGCAGGAAGATAAAGAAAAGTTGAGTTTGGAAGATgttttgaaaggaaaaacaagaaaagaaagtgcTAGACTATTCTATGAGATACTG GTATTGAAGACTAAAGGGTTTGTGGATGTGAAACAAGAAAACCCATATGATGACATTCTTGTGCTGACAACCCctcaaatggaaaaaatatga